The Anas platyrhynchos isolate ZD024472 breed Pekin duck chromosome 1, IASCAAS_PekinDuck_T2T, whole genome shotgun sequence genomic sequence GGAAGCGTCTTCAGGAGGTGTTTGGGCTTGAGGAGATCTTAAAACTCCCTGTAAGTATTTCCCTGTCCCCCTCTCCCCACTCTGACTATTGACAGAGTTCGGGGTGAATACAAATCTAATTAATCTAATTTAGGTGACTCAAATATCTAAAGCTATCCAGGATGAACCAGAAGGGGAGCAGGGCACACGTAGATGCGTGaggaaattttatatttattcttaaatttCTTCTCTGATTTTATTATGCAAACACAAATCTGCCAAAGAGTTTTTTGGACGTATTTGGAGCCCGCTGCCTTCAAAATTTGGTTCCGCGTCTGGCTGTGCCCTGGGAGTGTTCAACAGCACCAGGCAGGCTCCTGGTGGTATAAACCAACTCCTTCATGAGCTCAGCACAGTTCTGGgattaatagaaataaaaaacgAGGGTGCTGCCACGCAGCAGTCTGTAAATATTCGGCTGTTTTTCTGCCCTGAAGGTGGACGCCAGGAATATCGACGGCAGCACCCCGCTCTGCGACGCCTGCGCCTCGGGGAGCATCGAGTGCGTGAAGGTGCTGCTGTCCCACGGGGCCAAGGTGAACCCTCCCCTCTTCACGGCTTCCCCTCTCCATGAAGCCTGCATGAACGGTAAGCTGGCCTGCTCCTCCTGCGGGaggattatttatttgattatttatcaaaataaaaccacaaaaaaaaaaaaaaacagctaccAAAAATCTTAATTAAGGCCGTTGTTGCTCAGCAGATCGTTAGGGCTCGAAAATGTCCACCTTACACGGGCGTAGCTCCCTTTGAGGAAACAATGCGTGGCACCAGATCCTAGGCAGATAAAACACCGCCTTCCTGACTCTCTGTGAGCAAACCTTGAGCTGAACCGGCTGCGTTGCTCTTGCAAGCAGAGGAGAATCAGTGCCATCAGTGCTATTCAGCGCCAGCCCTCGGATTCAGGTTTATTTGACATGATTCCCTGCAGAGGCTGCGAGCTGTAGCTCGCTGCCACGCAGCTGTGACTTCCTCGTGCTCCGTTCTCAGCCTCCATCCTGCGATAAAACCTTTTGGCTCGCAAGcgtttttattttccatccgCCACCCCAAATATTGATCAGCCTGGGCTCAGGCCCATCCCAGTGTGCTCCATTTGAactggattcttttttttttgactcgtCTCTTCTCTCCCCAAAGGTAGCTCAGAGTGCGTGCAGCTCCTCATCGACGTCGGTGCCAACTTGGAGGCCCACGACTGCCATTTCGGGACTCCCCTACACGTGGCCTGCGCCAGGGAGCATCTGGACTGCGTGAAGTTGCTGCTCAAGGCAGGTATGGCAGCCGCGGGGTTTGTTTTGGGGCAGGCAGCTTACGGAGGTGCCTACGTGCAGCATTTCCCTCCTGGTGCTCTGCAGTGACATTCTTCTGCAAGAACTTACCCATTTCCAGCATGATGTAGGCAAAACCTTCCACTTTGGTCACCTTTAACTGAGCAAAGCCTAATGCTTAAGCAATTTTTTTAGCAGATGCCTGTCAAAATCCAGCTCAGGATGACTCCAGCGATGGTTTCACTGtcctattttaataaaaaaatcctaaatcTTCACCCCTCTGGATCAACATCCCAGCAATACCAGCTGGTGTGCGTGCGTTCAGCTGTGCTGACGTGTTCCTGTGGCTTTGCATAGATGTTAAGAGTTTGATGATGTCCAAAAAAAGCAGAGGTGAAGTCACCTCATGCCTCTGGGAGATCTGCTTAGCGTTATGCCTAGAGGAGCTGGCTGGAATTTCAAGTCGGTGCCGCGTGCTCCAGCTTTCACCTCCCAGCTTTCTTGCTGCTCATTTGCAGGGAGCTTGGAGCTGAGCTTCTTGCTTTTGCCCCTGCTTACCAAGAGGTGATTTGGCCCCGGGGACGATTTGTTTTGTGGAATGTGACTTGTCTGGAAATCGGGCAGCTAAGCCAGCTTGTTTCCTATCCCTCCAGTTCTTGTGCACCCATCTTCAGATTATACTAATTAATTCCTGAGACATTTAGCTCCATTAACTCGGAGGAGTGTGGCTAGCTCAGATGTAGATACAAAAGAATCAGCTCTATGAACTCGACGAGGTTCAGCTCACCTGCACTGAACAAATCAGTTGACAGGGAAAATATCACAAGTTTTGGAGGCATTAGAAAGACCTTTTGTTGTCAGCTAATTAAAGCCCAATTTTCTTAGCCAAAATATCTAAGCAAAGCCTCAGTAATGTCTGCTGGAGAGCTTCCACAGCTTGTGAGCTTGGGTTTCTGTTCAAATAGTTAACAGGGAGGGTCCTGTTTGCCTCGAGAGTGAGTGCTCCGCTGAGATGACCGAAATGGCTCTGCTGGTTTCAGAACTTCACACTCAGCAGCTCATTTACCTAGTAAATTGACCAAAATCCTTTCTCTGCAAGGAAAACATAAAGCTGGAGAAGAAAACCCAGGCATTGCCAGCACGGAGAACTTGTTCAGCACTTTGGTTTCctgtttgtgctgttttgtttggatCTCATTCTCGCCGCTCGTACGTGTGTtaatagcatttatttttttttccctccacttcAACCACTCCTTACATTTGGGTCAAGTGAGGCTCTCGTAAAcgggtttgttttcctttctggtcTCAGGGGCAAACGTGAACGCTGCTAAACTCCACGAGACGGCCCTTCACCACGCAGCAAAAGTGAAAAACGTGGACCTGGTGGAAATGCTGATTGAGTTCGGAGGAAACATCTACGCGAGGGACAACCGAGGCAAGAAGCCATCGGATTACAcctggagcagcagccccacagcaaaGTGCTTCGAGTACTACGAAAGTGAGTGAGATACGATCCCTTCCCTGGGAATTCGGTGACTGATGGCTCCGTTGCACCATATCAAGATTCCCAGTCCACTTTGATGCGTAGATACCTGATCATCTCCCTAGGAAGGTGTAGAGTTCTGGGTGATAAACGTAAGCCAGATGGCTGAAGGCTAGCTCTGCTTGGTTGGGGGTGAATGACAGAGGTAAGATGGCCCAAATCTTGCCCTCGCCGAATTCAGGTCCCTCTCGTGTGTCAGCGTCAGCATTTTCACTTCGGGGCCTTAAGTCAGATCAAGGAAATCAATGAAAATTCGTTCTGTGCAAGGCAGGGAATGTGTTAAACTTCAGCTGCATTGGCTGGCTGCTTTTGGAGGAGACATTTGAGGTTTGAGGATGACTTCAGGTCTTTGAGGACCTCAGAAGTGGGATTCACAAACCCTTCTGTACATTTGCATGCTTCAAACCCACAGCACTGCACGATCCTAAAAATCTTTCCTGGCTTTACAGCTCTCTGCACAGCGAGCACCTTACAGCCCCTTCTCTCCCTGACTCCTGTTCTCCGTGTAGGAGTCTCTCTGAATTATTCACTGCTTTCAGAGCGCAGCAAAGCATCCTGTTCTGGCcctggcagagctgggtgaAGAGCCTTAAAATGCTCAATAAATACTTCTTACACCTCGCCAGGGCTTACTGCCCTCTCAgctcagctgcagagctgcgTGTGTGGCTGCTTTTTAATGCAGGTCGTTGTAACAACACCGTGCTAActaaatagattatttttttttgaaattgtgTGGTTAAATTCAGGACAGATCTGAATCTTGGAGGCTGGTGACTCTCGAGGCTTTTGGGGGCGGGGATAGGAGCTCGTTAGGTCTGACAACACCAGGAGCAAAGTCCCTGATCCTGATTCTGCctgtgtgtgcgtgcgtgcaTCGACATCTGGGCTCgaggctgctgagctgcagcactaACCGTGCACCCTTTTTTTTCTCGTTTCAGAAACTCCCCTGAGCCTGTCACAGCTCTGCAGGGTTACGGTGAGGAAAGCTGCCGGGCAGCGGGCACTGGAGAAGATTGCCAAGCTAAACATCCCTCAGCGATTAATCCAGTACCTGTCCTACAACTGACAGGGCTGAAGGTGACCGGCAAAGGACAGGACAGTGGCTTTAGCTCGCACAGCATGAAGCATCCGTCTCTTTCTCTTCTACCTCCCCACGAGAAATGAATTTGAACCGAAGCAAAACCCCGATGTAAATAAGTATTCACGAGGCAGCACCtcgctcccctccctcttctctGTTTCGGGCAGAGACGGACTCGAGGCAAGGTGCAGCCCCgacctgcagccccagcctctccctGGGGGATCTCTGAGGCTGCCGCCGCGTTCCAGGCTGCAGTGCTCACTCTTGGCACGGGATTAGCCTCACCTAATTTTAGCCGTCCCTCTCCTTAACGCGTCTCCGGGTGATCTAGCCAGGCTCCCTTTGCAGTCAGCGGAGAGAAATGGATACTCGGCGAGCGTGATTCATGTCTCCTGTTTTAGATGGCTGCGTTGGGATGCTCCACGGTGCTTTTGGAGCGCCTGTCTGCTGCCTGCAAAGGGATTTAGAGGTGATAACACTCGGACACGGGTGGCTGTGCTTCTGAAAGGGGAACACAGGGAGCCTCGGTGTTAAAAACTCGAGCAAGAACCACCGCAAGCCACGGGACGAGGCTCGTGTGAGCTgcgtgctgcagctggaggcgAATTGCCTCTTGCTTCTGGTGCCTCTGACAGCAGGAACCAGCCCTGGGTCGGGTGCTGTGAGCTGGGAGAGGTGGTGGGGAAGGGATGAAGCTCCCTGATGCCCCCGTGGCAAGTCCTGGTGCCGCGATGAGAGCAAATTCCTGCCCCGAATGACAGCACGTGTTCAGAAATCCTCTAACTCAGGGCTCTCACCCTCCTTCACGCTGGGAATAACCGGCAGCTTGCCTCCTGCCCGCCGCTCCTGCACCCTTAACAGTGCTCAGCCTCACAACGGAGGGGAAAACGTTGTAAGCACAGGGTTAAAGAGCTGCCGTGGAGCCGAATGCACTTTAATGTTGACCACTAAATCGCTtcgtttttttaatttttggttaGGCTCGTTCCCCCCTCACCccttttgtggatttttttttttttcgtgtaGAACTGGCACTGAAAGCTTTGGAGGTTGTGCTCTTTGTAGGACTGTCTGTTACTCTACCTACTctacctgttgttttttttttttttgtgtgtctgaaataccagaaatgtgaaattttCGAGGCGCTCAGGGAAGCTCTGGAGGTGTTTGTTGTGGGATTCACCCCCGCGTAAAGGTTTTTAGTGTATCCTTCACCAAAAGCTTCCTCGTTAGGCTGCTTTCTCAACATTGCCTGAGCTGTTGAAATACCGAAAATGGCCAAGTCCACGTTTCCACTGTAAACCCAACCCAAAACCTCTCCCGACCACCCAAAATAAAGCGACCAGTTCCCTTTCtgttccctttcttccctccgAGTCACCTCGCTGACGGGTTCCTCGAGTCGTGTCGGTTTTTATTCGTCTTTAACCCTAGGAGAAAATTTCCTGGAGCTGCTCGAGCAGCTGTGATGAGTCCTGCACAGTTCTCCTCCGTGATTTACCCCTTGGCCAGGGTGAGTGATAAAGGATTTGGAAGATCCCAAAGCCCCGATTCACTCTGGGTTTATAGGGACGGGCCAGTGCCGGATTCCTTTGGTGTTTCAGTGGCAGTCCCTGAGGGTTTGGGTGTTGTAGGGCCTCATTATGGGTTCCAGCCGTCTGAAATAACCCCGTTCCCATCCCATTTGGGAAATCCAGGTGCAAAATAGGGCCTGGCTACTTCTGGCCCCGCTCATGAACACTGGGGATCTCCAGAAACCTAAATTACACCCACCTGGCTTGCCTGGCCTGGCATTAGGGGCAGGCTCTGCCCTCCACGCTGCTGCAGCGGGACAAAATCCTCACGTTTCCTGcacataataattaaaaaagtaatttttcacCCAACAACACAGCCGCAGCTCGTGCCTGTGGTCCCAGGTGCCCTGCAAACATCCCTTTAGGGACTGAGACACGGGCTTGGAAAGCTCTGACCTCACTCCAGGAGGAGTCCGGCACAACACAAAGAtgtgatttgtgttttttttatgtgtgtttttATCAGATTATCTGATTTTTAAGGGTTCCTGTTACAAGGGATTTTTAAGGGCTCCTGTCTGTGTGGTTTTTGGGCTTCTGCCTTcgctggttttattttttatttttttgcagagGGATGCCGGGATTTGGCTGATGGTGGCTGAGAGCTGGAGGGGATgctggaggaaataaaaagcccCAAAATATTCATATTCCTCCCAAATATCAATCCCCAATCCCTGCTGAAGAGCTGGGATGGAGGAAACCCCTTCCCCAGCGGTGCTGCTCCCTCGTCGGGCTCACCAAAAACCCATCAAAGCAGCgtgctcccagcagctcttACAGCCCTAAACTCTGCCCCCTTGGGCCCTACTtcacccttttttatttttttttcccctttaattgCGTTTTTCCTAATCCTGCATGAAAATTAAGGGTGATGACAACCTGCCCCCGCAAAGCTCTTGGCTCTCCTCTAGCTCCGGGCTCCAATCCACCgccttttaaaacctttttggAGCTCCTCAGATCCCCCAGTACCCAAATCCCCGCTGATTTGGCTCAGGGCGTGGGGGcgtggtgtgtttttttggggaaaaaaagcaggaatCAAGCAAAAACCCAGAGAGCAGGGGAGGGAAAAGTCCCCAAATCCCCGCTGTGGCCCTGGGGGGGCTTCCAACATCTGGGGCAGAGGTTCATGGGGTGATTTATTTCCCATTAAATACCCCAATGGTGCTGGGATGGAGCCTGGACCCGCTTGGCTGtggcctcctcctgctccccgtTAGCCCCTGCGGAGCTGCTCCTCGTCAGCATCGTTTTGGGCTGAAAAAACCCAAATCCTGGCCCCTTCCCAAGGTGCCAACCACAGGTGGCATCCCTGGAAGGGACGAATGGATGGACGTGTCCCCAGCTTGTTGCCaggctttattattttattttattttattttattttattttattttattttattttattttattttattttattttattttattttattttattttattttattttattttattttatttaattatttttctattctattttttgCCACGCTTGGTTATTTACTCCCCTCTCTGGAGGGGAACCCAGCTCAGCTCTTCTCCACGGGCATCCCACTCCCTGCCAACCTggagctgcaaaaaaaatactttttccccactttttcACAGCCTCTCCTTTTTCACAGCCTCCCCTCTTTTTGCAAGCTCCCTCTTTGGCagcctctcttttttttttttttttcttttagccttttttttacagcctctttttttttcagcctcttttttttttccagcctctgtctctgcagtctcccttttttttttccatcctcccctttttctgccctttttgcagcctcctttttttttttttaatattttatttttgcatcctTCCTGTTCTgcaccctcttttttttttcagcctcttttttttagcttttttttacaatctcttattttttcactcttttattagcctcctttttttttttccagcctctttTTTTGCAACCTCCTTTTTTTTAGCCTCCCTTTTTTTACAGCCTctttttttagccttttttttacAGCCTCttattttttcactctttttttgcAACCTCATTTTTTGTGCAGCctccctttattttttcagcCTTCCCTTTTTGCAGCCTcttttttttcatcctcttttttttgcagccttttttatcctttttttcccagcctctttttctgcagtctcccttctttttgcactttttttttttttcagcctcagCCTTCCCTTTTtgcagcctttttctttttctttctttttctttctttttctttctttttctttctttttctttctttttctttccttttctttctttttctttcttttttcttttttcttcttcttttttccttttttcatcctccctttctgcaggagggctgggagTTGGTGCAGATGCCAAGGGGCCTCCCCTTCCCTCAGGCAGCCGCCTTCCCTCCCTGCACATCGCCTCCACGAAGAGCAGAGCTCTTGCTGGGGACAAGGCCAGGACTCCATGGAAGAGGAGCAAAAcggggaaaaatggggaaaaaaaaaatccctgcctTTTTTTAATGCCCTTTGGGAGCTCAGAGGAAAGCCTTTCAGTGCCTCCAGCGGGGCTGCAGAAGTCATTGGACCAATATTtgatgttttgaaaacaaacgtcacgttttaaaacaaacatttagcagaaacatcaaaatatttctgctaaaATCTGCGGGAACGGGGCGGATTTGGGGCTGACCCAGCGCTGCAGGTGAAGCTTCTCCCATCTCCCCTCCCCATGGGGGCTCGCGAGCTGCGTATCCCCCAGAAACACCATTTCAGAgaacaaaaatccccaaaatatGTAAAACTCCAGGTCTCCCCTTGCCAGGTGGCCCCAATTTGCCACCCCACATAACCCCTGGGTCCCACCCCAGGTGCCCCTCACCAAGGTCCCACCCTGGAGGATTTCCCAGGTCCCCACCCCACTGTCCCCATGgtgaggttttggggtgaaaccTGCAGGTTTCTGCCATTTGGCACCCCATGGCCACCCCCTTCTACTGCATCTCCGAGGGCGGCTCAATTAACGTAATTATTAACGAAGGCCGGATCCCAGCCTCCCGGTGAGTCACGGGGCGGGGTGCGAGCTTGGGGCCAGATCCTGGCCCCTTTCCACCAGCCCCATCCCTAAAATTTGGGCCTCGAAAGCCAGATTTGGGGAACAAAATGACCTCTTTTGGTGATGCCAAACCTCCATCCATCCGTCCATCCGTCTGTCTTTCCATCCCAAAAAGTGCCAGGGGAAACGGTGCCAAGCCGCCGGGAGCCCAAATTGGGTAAAAAAAAGGGCGAAATTGGGCGCTTTCCCCAGGCTGAGAGATGCCGACGAGGGTGCTGGCGTTCCTGGCCGGGCTCCAGCCTCTCGTTTAAGGCCGTCATTAAGAAAAAcagcccaggaggagcggcGTGAAAAACGGGCTGATAATTAAACAGCCCCGgaacagaaggagaaaaggtCAGCCCCAAAAATACCGCGCGCCGCTTCGCCTCCGGAGCAGCGCATTAATAAATAATCGCATTTTTTTGGGGAAGGTCTAATTTTAGCGGCTCGGTACGATAGCCTGGTGTGACCCCGTTGATTGTCTCGATTTTtccaggctgtttttttttttttttggggccagaaatgcttgttttgtgtCTGCTGCGGGGCTGTGCGCGAGCAAGAGGGCAGCGCGTGGTGAAGGCGCTGGGTGCTGGCACGGGGCGCTTGGTTCGTTAGTGACTGAGCGTTAATGAGGCCCATTGTAATTAATCCTCTTTCCAAAGCCTCCAAATAGAGAAAGGAAACCGCCCCGGCCAGCAGTGGGAGAGCTGCTGCGGTTGGGTTTCGCCCTCTTTGTAGGGAAACTGAGTCACGgggagggctgtggggtgggtgACAGCTGGGAAAGGCGATTCCTGTCCTGACTTTGTTtgggatggggttttggggctaAATTCACCCCCCACCAATCCTCTGGAGATAAAAATGGGGTGAACTGGAGGATGGGTGAAGCCAGCAGCCCCCAAAAgtgaagggatttggggtgtggTGGCCACAACCCATGGGCAGGGCGCTGAGGCACCACGTGGGGCATTTCCCTAGCTCGTGGGGTTAaaggatgggggaaaggggatGGGGGTGACACGGGTCCCGTCCCCAGCCCTGTTACCCCACCAATGGtggtcttcttttttttttgggggggggattagCCGCAAAgagaagccaaaaaaagctcTGGCAGCCACCCggaaaattggggggggggacatttTATTGGGCTCGGCGCAGTGCTGGGGGACACGCGGTGGCCTCTATCCCCTCCATGGATACAGGGGGATGCATTTTTGGGGGAAACCCTCATGTCCATCAGCATCCCGGGGGGGGAGCAGGGTCCCCGAGCCCtgtcctgctgggggggggatgcCCGCATCCGATGCAGACGCTGGCTGGTGATGCTCCAGCAGGGATAAAGGAGGATTTTCCAGCCCAGGATGGTGGAGAGAAGGCAGGGAGGGGGTGGAAGGGCTGGGGGCCACCACGGCCTCGGTTCcctatgaaaaaaaacaaaggaaaaataaaatatataaaataaaaaataagaaaacaccACGAACATCCAAATTTCTAACCATTGAGAtaggggagaaggagaaattTGGGGTCCCATTCCCAGGGAGATGGTGAccccccacccctgcccccTGGCTGGGCGCAAAGCTTCGTCCCGGCTAATTACCTGCGGGCTGGGGGATGAAGGTCACTTCTCCGTCATCATCCTCACGAACTCCTCGTAGTTGACCTGCCCGTCGTTGTTGCAGTCGGCCTCCTTGATCATCTCGTCCACCTCCTCGTCCGTCAGCTTCTCGCCCAGGTTGGTCATGACGTGCCGCAGCTCGGCCGCGCTGATGTAGCCGTTGCCGTCCTTGTCGAAGACGCGGAAGGCCTCGCGGATCTCCTCCTCGCTGTCCGAGTCCCTCATCTTCCTCGCCATCAGCGAGAGGAACTCGGGGAAGTCGATGGTGCCGCTGCCGTCGGCGTCCACCTCGCCCACCATGTCCTGCAGCTCCGCCTCGGTGGGGTTCTGCCCCAGCGAGCGCATGACGGTGCCCAGCTCCTTGGTGGTGATGCAGCCGTCGCCGTCGCGGTCGAAAAGGGAAAAAGCCTCCTTGAACTCGGCGATCTGCTCCTCCGACAGCCGCTCGGCCATGGTGTCCCCCTCTCCCCGCTCGCACGCGGCTCTGCCCCGGCACGCAGCGCCGGCGGGGAGGTGCGGATGGGGGCCTCCTCCCTCCGTCCTCCCTCTCccggaggaggaaaaggaggagctGAAGCCTTCAGGGAGCTCCTTGCTCGTGCAGGTccaggcagagcccagctgccgACGCTGACGGGGATCTGAGTCAGCCGTGATGCCTCGTCCGGGCTCCCCGGGAACATCCGCGTGGCCCCCGAGGGGGTTGAGGTGGCCGTGCGGAGGCTCATGCCCTGGTTAGTCAGGGGTTAGCCCCGGGCTGGGTGAGGGTTAACCACCTCGTGACgtgctgctttcagtttttgcTCGTCTCTCACGGCAGTGAGGTTCAGAAGCACGTGGTGATGAGGTCAGTTTTGCTGTCCATCCGTCTGTCCATCCAGCCAGCCAACTGTCCGTGCATCCACTCAACCATCCATCCGTGTGGCCTTTCTTTTACCCATCTACATTccttccatccatccatccatccatccttccagccagccagccagccagccagccagccattggattccacccatccatccatcgTCAACTAACCATCCATCCATAGTCACCCAACCATCCATGTATTCAtttatccatccatccatccatccatccatccatccatccatccatccatccatccatccatccatccatcttcACCCAAACATCCATTTATGTATTCATTCATCCATCCAcatgtccatccatccatccaatGTCAACTaaccatccatccatccatcgcCATCCATCCATAGTCACCCAACCATCCATTTACGTCTTCgttcatccatccatccatccatccatccatccatccatccatccatccatccatccatccatccatccacccatccatccatccatccatccacccacccacccacccatctcttcctttttttgctACGTGCCCAAAACAGCCAAGCGAATGCCACCAGCTGGACCAAGGACCAAACAGACCAGATGACCTGGCTGAGCAGCAGAAGATATTTTGCCTTTCTGggctccaggaaaaaaacactaattCTCCCCAAATTTCCCCGGTGAGGAATGAAAGCTGGGATTCGAAGGGAATGCCACGAAACAGAGCCATGGGACAACGTGGGAAGTGGGGCTTCCAGGTGGGACAAAATTTGGGAGGGGGCGACCAGCTTGAGGAAAACCTcacctggaaaaataaaaaaaaactcttgGCATGAAAAGCATCGCAGAGGCGGGGAGGAATTGGCTGAGCCCGTGCTGGGAACCTGTCTGGCGAGAGGCACGGCGAGCGCGTTTCGGGGAGGGGAGGCCCTCCCTTGGTTTTCTGCCCGCTCTTCTGCTCCAAAAATGAATCAAAAATTGTGAAAGAGCCCCGGGCGGGACAGGAaagtgctgggctggggagcgGGGGCTGGTTTGGGGGTGGCTGGGAGAGGCTGGCAGCGGcagatgctttgtttttttttttttggggggtgttttcCCAGGTTTTGGTAGGACCAGTACCCAGGTGGGTAGGACCAGTACCCACCAGtacccaccagcagcacccagcacctccccatctctcacccccatccccacccttcccctccccatcaccctCTGCCTCCCCCTGCCCATCCCAAATTGCCACCCAATCTGGGAGGAGGTCGGGCCAGCCCTTGATTTTGACCATACTTAATTACAACCTCATTAGCACGGCAGGCTAATTAACCTCCTCAACCCGCCTGCTGGCCCATAAAATCCTGATGGAGCAGGGGGAGGACGCTGATGGGCGTCGCAGTCTCGTGCGGTGTTTTGCTGCTCAACCCTACCCCAACATCTGCCTTAAGGCGGTCTGACCCCCCAAAATGGctaaaaaaatccccaaaatgaATGTTTGGAAGCATCCTGATGAATTATCCCGACCCATGTGGCTTGTACCACAAGCGCAGATGTGTCTGGGTTTGCTTTCCCCGACGAGTTTTTGCGGTTTGTGGTTGAGGTTTTGGTGAGGTTTCCCAAAAAACGGGAGCAAACAACGGGGTCTGCATGCccaaagttgtgtttttctaACCCAAAAGGACCTGCCAGGTGTCCctgtggagcagagcagggttggggtgctggggaggtgcTCGGGGCAGGGGTGTAGGATAAGGATaaggaggagagaagaggaagaagagggagagggggagaaagagaaggagagagagaaggaaagaggaaagggggagggagaaggagaaaaggagaaggaaaaggggaaacggaagagaaaagggaaagagaagaagaaaaagaaggagagaagaggaagagggagatgGAGGAGAAGGATAAGGAGATgaaaagaggggagggagagggagaagagagaagga encodes the following:
- the LOC101805317 gene encoding calmodulin, striated muscle — translated: MAERLSEEQIAEFKEAFSLFDRDGDGCITTKELGTVMRSLGQNPTEAELQDMVGEVDADGSGTIDFPEFLSLMARKMRDSDSEEEIREAFRVFDKDGNGYISAAELRHVMTNLGEKLTDEEVDEMIKEADCNNDGQVNYEEFVRMMTEK
- the ASB13 gene encoding ankyrin repeat and SOCS box protein 13, which translates into the protein MESPVGSGSLRGDISFWADRTPVHEAARRGEILQLQQLIESGACVNAVTYDSITPLHEASLRGQTQCVKLLLAAGAQVDARNIDGSTPLCDACASGSIECVKVLLSHGAKVNPPLFTASPLHEACMNGSSECVQLLIDVGANLEAHDCHFGTPLHVACAREHLDCVKLLLKAGANVNAAKLHETALHHAAKVKNVDLVEMLIEFGGNIYARDNRGKKPSDYTWSSSPTAKCFEYYEKTPLSLSQLCRVTVRKAAGQRALEKIAKLNIPQRLIQYLSYN